A stretch of DNA from Halococcus agarilyticus:
ACGTTCAGCGGGAGCACCGGCGGGTTCCTCGTCGGGAGCCTGTTCTCGCTGCTCCTCGGTCTCGTCTGGCTCGTCGTCGCGGTCGGCGGGGTCGTCGTCTGGGCCTACCTGATGGTCAAGACCTACCAGGAGGAGACCCCGCGACTCCCGATCGCCGCGAAGATCGCCGACCGACTGGCGTAACGAGCGTCGACCGGCGCGTGATCTGATCGGCGATCCGCGAGAAACCCCTTTTCAGCATACGGGCCGACACACACGGCGTCGTCCACCGATTCCGAAGGAACCGAAACCGGTGGACCGACCAACGTGAAACCAGTACATTGAGGGTCGATGGCTCGAAAGCGCGTGCATGAGCCTCGAACGCGACCACGACTGTCCGACCTGCGACGAGGACCGGACGTTCTACCGTGCCGCGAGCACGACGATTCGCCTCGGCGAGAAGGTGAAGTGGCGGTGTCCGGAGTGTGGGTACAGCTTCGTCACCATCGGCGACGACATCGACTCCACCGCGACGGCGTAGCGCTCGCGGCTCGTTTCGTGGACGGTCGAAAAGCCAGCTTTCCCGCTGCCAGGTAGAGAACACGCACTCGCGGAGAACGGTATCGAGCTCGTCGAGGGCGGCGGCGAGATCGGAACGGACCTGGGGTGGTGATACGGCCGACCACCAGTTTACGTCCCGG
This window harbors:
- a CDS encoding DUF7838 family putative zinc beta-ribbon protein, coding for MSLERDHDCPTCDEDRTFYRAASTTIRLGEKVKWRCPECGYSFVTIGDDIDSTATA